Proteins from a single region of Aureibacter tunicatorum:
- a CDS encoding Crp/Fnr family transcriptional regulator, whose translation MELLKNCISNQISIDNQSLSNILSEFEIIELNKGDFFLNSGSISKKMAFIESGFLRMYNIADGKEVTFWIGSSGKFITSLSSFVFQTVNFWNIQAVTDCKLYVINREKHFELCTKEPKWLEFDNKLLAYSFALLEKSMFAQLHTTANERFLALMKEEPELFQNVPLQYIASMLGITPESLSRLRKNLHRSIS comes from the coding sequence ATGGAACTACTAAAAAACTGCATATCGAATCAAATCAGTATTGACAATCAGTCCTTGTCAAATATCTTGTCAGAGTTTGAAATCATTGAACTAAACAAAGGCGATTTTTTTCTCAATTCTGGTAGTATTAGTAAGAAAATGGCCTTTATTGAATCTGGCTTTCTTCGAATGTATAATATTGCTGATGGAAAAGAAGTTACATTTTGGATTGGAAGTAGTGGAAAATTCATTACGTCTTTATCAAGTTTCGTCTTTCAGACAGTCAACTTTTGGAATATTCAGGCAGTTACTGATTGTAAATTGTATGTAATCAACAGAGAAAAACATTTTGAGTTGTGCACAAAAGAACCCAAATGGCTTGAGTTTGACAATAAACTCTTAGCATATTCTTTTGCCTTGTTGGAGAAAAGTATGTTCGCTCAGTTACATACGACTGCTAACGAACGGTTTCTTGCTTTAATGAAAGAAGAACCAGAACTTTTCCAAAATGTTCCGCTACAATATATTGCTTCTATGCTCGGAATCACTCCAGAGTCATTGAGCAGATTAAGAAAAAACCTTCATCGCTCCATTTCTTAA
- a CDS encoding type II toxin-antitoxin system RatA family toxin: MNQLQKPLLINALFSGLSGILLTIFNKTFAKIFDTSNTTVFLIIGIALLYFTATIIYEIKRQKPVGILFIIIQDFFWVIGSTVILIFQPFEISKSGNSIIVVVALVVLLMGMGQANALAQSDNKPKEKIKQLSFERTFKGTKENVWNVISDVANYHKVAPNIDDVKILSGHGEGMVRSCSHANDSWTETCTLWKENEEYSFEVNTSTPDYPYPFKYLKGNWKIQEIDSMNIKVIMAFEFEYKRKFQNWLLHPILKGKFSKTADELLDNWQKQIEKM, translated from the coding sequence ATGAATCAATTGCAAAAGCCTCTTTTAATTAATGCCCTATTTTCAGGTCTATCGGGTATTCTACTGACAATATTTAATAAGACATTCGCAAAAATATTTGACACCTCAAACACAACAGTTTTCTTGATAATTGGTATTGCTCTTCTCTATTTCACAGCGACTATAATTTATGAGATTAAGAGACAAAAACCAGTGGGAATACTATTCATAATCATTCAGGATTTCTTCTGGGTGATTGGTAGTACAGTAATCTTAATTTTTCAACCTTTTGAAATCTCAAAATCAGGTAATAGTATTATTGTTGTCGTTGCTTTGGTTGTGTTGTTAATGGGAATGGGGCAAGCCAATGCACTTGCTCAAAGTGATAATAAACCAAAAGAAAAAATTAAACAATTAAGCTTTGAAAGAACATTTAAAGGCACAAAAGAAAATGTATGGAATGTAATTTCTGATGTCGCTAATTACCACAAGGTTGCACCCAATATAGATGACGTGAAAATTCTTTCAGGTCATGGAGAGGGAATGGTTCGCAGTTGCAGCCATGCTAATGATAGTTGGACTGAAACTTGTACTTTATGGAAAGAGAATGAAGAGTATTCTTTTGAAGTCAACACCTCTACTCCCGATTATCCATATCCATTTAAATACTTGAAAGGAAATTGGAAAATTCAAGAAATAGACAGTATGAATATTAAAGTTATAATGGCATTTGAATTTGAGTATAAAAGGAAATTTCAGAATTGGTTACTTCACCCTATATTAAAAGGAAAGTTTAGTAAAACCGCAGATGAACTACTTGACAACTGGCAAAAGCAAATTGAGAAAATGTAA
- a CDS encoding tyrosine-type recombinase/integrase, producing the protein MKTSTSTQKFVKKYVKEAGIDNTITPHSLRHSFATHLF; encoded by the coding sequence ATGAAAACAAGCACAAGTACTCAAAAGTTTGTTAAAAAATATGTAAAAGAAGCAGGTATCGACAATACAATTACACCTCATAGTCTAAGACATAGTTTTGCAACTCATCTTTTTTGA